The DNA region GAGTTAGAATATAGAATGTACTGAATATGACAGccattcattttttctttattccTTATCCTGCgttattgatatttataaaattttcaatcaATGTTTTAATTTATGGTGGACAGGTTGGGTCATTTGTTCAAATCTATCCACAAACGGACCTGGTCTTCAAATTCTGCAGTCCATATTTATAGTTCGTATATATAGAAAGTTTTGTTGCGTGTGgagttaaataaattaattacaaaGATGAATATCCTTGAGAATTGTAATCTTACTAACTAAAATTACGGTAAGACACAGTCAATACTTGTTTTCATATCCATTTTGTTGTGTCATCTTTTCCGAACTGAATACAAGTTTGATAATATTATCTAATTGTTGTTCATATAGCCTTTTCTTCTGTGCACCGTTGTTGTTTAACGATGGTTTGtaaaatttttaatgaaattttgttttgagGAAACGTCAAAAGATGTAATAGGTAGTGCTCGCTGTTTATATATGGTTGCTTAGCTCATTGTGGAACTTGGTTGTGAAAGATTCATCACCCTTTTAATTTATTGGATCTTGTCTCTCCTTTAACCGTTTAACGGGCTGTTTCTAATATCGAGAGGTATGCTTAAAAGGCCTTTAGTGGATCACTCTTGTATTTGTGAGTGTAATaataaaaaacgaaaataaaattataatatatgcATCTGTaatcttttctatttttcattttggtGTTCGGATATCCGGCGGCAGACCGAGACCGGCCAACAGACTAATATCTAAGTGTCTGGCCACTGCTTGTAAGGAGAGTTAGATACTCATGTTACCTGACCACATGTTAGAGTAATCTGAGGATAACAGATTCGAATCCACCATCCTTATAATCACTACGAGACGTTATGTACTATCCCACTATCCGACTACTAATTCGtggtttatgtaatattttcttttaagtagtacattttatagtttttttttttaaagttgtttacttccaaattttcattatttttttttgtaactgataaATTTTCATTACTTTCATTGtgtgaagtttgtttttctaatatataatatttgatttagccgttcaaaaagaaaaaaatatttgattttttatttaagccTTTTTATTCGTTTATTGGTGCATTGCTCTTCTATTTGTTCTGTTGTGTTTCACTGGTCAGATCTAACTTAGATTTTCTTGGCTCTGTAATTGTGACTACAACTTAAATCAACGTGAGCTTTTCTTTTACATCAAGAAACCATATTTTTTGCTTAAATCATCAAGAAACCATTTAAAACCCTTAAACCTTCAAATAAGGTTAATCAAAGAGAATTTTAGCGCTTAGGTGCTCTTCAAACATGAAACATATATACTTGAGGATGGATCTAAGTTTTATCGGGCTTACAGGATTCACAAAGTTTTCTATGGGCTGAGAAGTGATGAACTAATTAACGATGGTTCGCAGATTTGATTTGCATGCATGCATGCAGTGTATAAAGTTAATATTGCGAtagcttctttttttctgaGAAGGGGCGTGCGATAGCTTGTTTTAGTtcagtaaaaagaaaaagatagctTGTTTTTATTATTCGTTTTTCTTTTACCTCAGTGCCTCACGTAACATTTTTGATATTCCTTTTATACATGctggtaacaaaaaaaataagataagaaagaagaagatatatatatatatatatatatatatatatatatatataacgtgTTTGGGAGAAAGATAAGAACATTGAGAAGATAAGAattcttaacattttaccaaaaaaaaaaaagataagaacaAACAGTCCATTTTTGTTCTTAAGATAAAGACTAGCTTcgaccacaaaaaaaaagataaagactAGCTAGATTAAAGAAACAGTTGACCAAGATTGACTCTAGTCTATATATAAAGGTATTTGGTGATTAATGTGTCAATATCCaacaattaattacaaaatggAAAATATCTCTACTTTGCTCATAATAGCTCTGCTCCTTTGCACCGCCTCGTTAACGTGCATGGCCCGCCCTGAACCGGCCGACTTCGCCTCCATCACTATCTCTCCGGCCGACATACGTAGCCTGGTTAGTCATAAGTACCCATGCTATTAGTAGATTTTATACGCAATCATATAATTCTTCttcaattataatttattttgattacattcAGGAAATGATAGAATTAAAACTACATGAAGTGACCGATGAGAGCTGCGAGAAAGACGACAACGAAGATTGCTTGATGAAAAGGACATTGACGGCTCATCTTGATTATATCTATACACAGAAGAATAATAACCCTTAGGTTAGTTATCCTAGCTGTTGTTAATTTCGAACATGTTATATGTGTATCGTTAAataattcaattaatttttctAACGGAAGAGCTAGTTTATTGCTACATGTTATGTACAGGGTAAAGTCCCTATTTCAACATGTATTTTACTCTTTGTGCTTATTCATTCCCGAATAGTGTGTATTCTATACCGTACTATATAAAAGCTCTAAAATACTACATGAAA from Raphanus sativus cultivar WK10039 chromosome 8, ASM80110v3, whole genome shotgun sequence includes:
- the LOC108819849 gene encoding putative phytosulfokines 4 translates to MCQYPTINYKMENISTLLIIALLLCTASLTCMARPEPADFASITISPADIRSLEMIELKLHEVTDESCEKDDNEDCLMKRTLTAHLDYIYTQKNNNP